In Xanthomonas campestris pv. phormiicola, the DNA window ATCGTGCGCCGCGAAGGCCGCAAGCTGCGCCGCTACGTGCACCTGGGCACCGGCAACTACCACAGCGGCACCGCGCGCGCCTACACCGACCTGAGCCTGATCACCGCCGACGCGGACATCTGCAACGACGTGCACCTGCTGTTCCAGCAGTTGTCCGGGCTGGCGCCGAAGATCCGCCTCAAGCGCCTGCTGCAGTCGCCGTTCACCCTGCACCCGGGCGTGCTGCACCGGATCGAGCGCGAGACCAAGCTGGCCCTGGCCGGGCGCCCGGGCCGCATCATCGCCAAGATGAACGCACTCAACGAGCCGCAGGTGATCCGCGCGCTGTACGCGGCCTCGCAGGCCGGGGTGAAGATCGACCTGATCATCCGCGGCGCGTGCACGCTGCGCCCCGGGGTGCCGGGCGTGTCGGACAACATCCGGGTGCGTTCGATCGTCGGCCGCTTCCTCGAGCACAGCCGCATCTACTGGTTCGGCAACGACGGCGCGCCGGAACTGTTCTGCGCCAGCGCCGACTGGCTGGAGCGCAACCTGCTGCGGCGCGTGGAGACTTGCTTCCCGATCCTGGATCCGGATCTGGTCAAGCGCATCCATCGCGAGGTGTTGCAGAACTATCTGGCCGACAATCTCAATGCGTGGGAACTGGACGCCAGCGGCGCCTATCGCAAGCTGGCGCCGGGCCAGGACCAGCCGCCGCATTCGGCGCAGCTGACGCTGCTCGACGGACTCTGAGCCACGCCACCTGCGCGCCGATGGACGGCAGCCGCCGTGCATCGGCTACCATTCCGCCCATGCCTTCCAACTCCCCGTACACGCCGTTGCGCGATGGCGACCTGCTGGCCGCCATCGACCTGGGTTCCAACAGTTTCCACATGGTCGTGGCGCGGTATCAGCTCGGGCAGCTGCGGGTGGTGGACCGCCTGCGCGAAACCGTGCGCATGGCCGATGGACTGGACAACAAGGGCGGGCTGTCGGCCGAAGCGCGGCAGCGCGCGCTGGAATGCCTGGCGCGCTTCGGCCAGCGCATCCGCGACGTGCCGTCGCTGCACGTGCGCGCGCTGGCCACCAACACCGTGCGCCAGCTGCGCTCGCCGCAGGCGTTCCTGATTCCCGGCGAAACCGCGCTCGGCCATCCGATCGAAGTGGTCAGCGGCCGCGAGGAAGCGCGCCTGATCTACCTGGGCGTGGCGCATGCGCAGCCGCCCAAGCCGGACCAGCGCCGGCTGGTGATCGACATCGGCGGCGGCTCCACCGAATTCATCATCGGCCGCGGTTTCCAGACCCTGGAGCGCGAAAGCCTGCAGGCCGGCTGCATCGCCAGCACGCGGCGCTTCTTCCCCGGCGGCAAGCTATCGAAGAAGAAATGGAAGGACGCGCTGACCGAGATCGGCGCCGAGTTCCAGCAGTTCGCCGGGCTGTACCGCACGCTGGGCTGGGACGAGGCGCTGGGCTCGTCGGGCACGCACAAGGCGATCGGCGAGATCTGCGCGGCGATGAAGCTGACCAAGGGCGCGATCACCGCCGAGGCGCTGCCGCTGCTGCGCGAACGCCTGCTGCTGGCCAAGCGCATCGAGGACATCGACCTGCCCGGCCTGTCCGCCGACCGTCGGCCGATCATCGCCGGCGGCGTGCTGGTGCTGGAAGCCGCGTTCCAGGCCCTGGGCCTGCAGCGCCTGATGGTCAGCAAGGCGGCCATGCGCGAAGGCATCCTGTACGACATGCTCGGCCGCGGCGGCGAGAACGATCCGCGCGAGACCGCGATCGTCGCGCTCACCCAGCGCTACGGCATCGACGAGGCGCAGGCCGCGCGCGTGGAGGCCACCGCGATGGCGCTGTTCGCGCAGGTCGCCACCGATTGGGCGCTGGACGCCGACGACGAACGCATGCTCGGCTGGGCCGCGCGCCTGCACGAGTTGGGCCAGGCCATCGCGCACAGCCAGTACCACGTGCACGGCGCCTACGTGCTCGAACACTCCGACATCGCCGGTTTCTCGCGGCAGGAGCAGCAGGTGCTGGCGACGCTGGTGCGCACCCATCGCCGCAACGTGCCCAAGACCGCGTTCGACGCCCTGCCCGACCGCCTGCTGCTCGGCGCCAAGCGCAAGGCCGCGCTGCTGCGGCTGGCGGTGCTGCTGCATCGCGCCCACGAATCCGAGCCGATCCCGTCGCTGGACCTGAAGGCCAGCGGCGACGACCTGCACCTGATCCTGTCGCAGCCGTGGATCGAATCGCGGCCGCTGCAGCGCGCCGACCTGATCGGCGAGGTCGAGGGCATGGCGGGATTGGGGATCAATTTCCGGCCATTCGTGGCTTGAAGGCCGGGATTGGGGATTGGGGATTGGGGAGTCGCAGCGCCCTCTAACTGGAGCGCGGCTAAACGTCCTGGGCCGGCGTCATCATTCCTACATGCGGCGGACATGTTGGCTTCACCGCCTCGCGCGAAGCTTTGGCAAACCGGAGCCTGAAGCATGCGCTACGCGATCGTCACCGAGACGTACCCCCCTGAGGTCAACGGCGTCGCGCTGACCGTGCAGGGGCTGGAACTGGGATTGCGTGCGCTCGGCCATCAGGTCGACGTGGTGCGCCCGCGCCAGGTCGGCGATGGGCACGACGACGATGCGCTGCTGGTGCGCGGCGCGGCGCTGCCGCGCTATCCCGGCCTGAAGTTCGGCCTGCCCGCGCCGCGGCGCCTGGCCCGGCTGTGGCAGGCCACGCCGCCGGACGCGGTCTACATCGCCACCGAAGGCCCGCTCGGCTGGTCGGCGCTGCGCACCGCGCGGCGCCTGGGCATCCCGATCGCCACCGGCCTGCACACCCGCTTCGACGAATACCTGCCCCAGTACGGCGCCGCCTGGCTGCAGTCGACCGCGCTGCGCTGGATGCGGCGCTTCCACAACCAGGCCGACGCCACCCTGGTGCCGACCCGCGAACTGCTCGGCTTCCTCGCCGGGCAAGGCTTCGAGCGCGCACGCCTGCTGGCGCGCGCGGTGGACAACCGCCAGTTCGAACCGCAACGCCGCGATGCGCAACTGCGCCGCGAGTGGGGCCTGGAGGCGGACGGTTGCGCGGCGCTGTACGTCGGCCGCATCGCCTCGGAGAAGAACCTGCCGCTGGCGGTGCGCGCGTTCCGCCAACTGCAGCGGGTGCGGCCGGAGGCGCGCTTCGTCTGGGTCGGCGACGGCCCGATGCGCGAGCGCCTGGCGCAGGAAAACCCCGACTTCATCTTCTGCGGCGTGCAGCGCGGCGACGCGCTGGCGCGGCACTTCGCCAGCGGCGACCTGTTCCTGTTCCCCAGCCGCAGCGAGACCTTCGGCAACGTGACCCTGGAAGCGATGGCCAGCGGCGTGGCCACGGTCGCCTTCGACTACGGCGCGGCGCGCGAATACCTGCGCGACGGCATCAACGGCGCGGCGGTGGCCGACGACGACGGCTTCGTCGCCGCGGCGGTACGCCTGGCCGGCGACGACGCCCTGCGCCGGCAGCTGGGCGAGGCCGCCTGCACGGCGATGCAGCAGCTGCGCCCGGAACAGGTCGTGGCCGATTTCGAAGCCCTTCTCGCCGAACTGGCGTACAGCAGGAGGCCCCATGTCGACGCGGCTTGAGATTCTGCGCGGGCACGAAACCCGCTGGTGCCGGCAAGCCAACCACTGGTGCCGGCGGCGCTCGGTGCGGCGCTTCTTCGCGCTGATCAGCCGCCTCGGCGACGGCGTGTTCTGGTACGCGCTGATGACCTTGCTGGTGGTCTGCGACGGCATGGGCGGCGTGTTCGCCTCCGCGCACATGGCCGCCACCGGCGTGGTCGCGCTGAGCCTGTACAAGGGCCTGAAGCGCTGGACCCGGCGCCCGCGCCCGTACGCGGCCGACCTGCGCATCCGCGCCTGGGTGGCGCCGCTGGACGAGTTCAGCTTCCCGTCCGGGCACACCCTGCATGCAGTGTCGTTCGGCATCGTCGCCCTGGCCTACTACCCGTGGCTGGCGCCGCTGCTGATCCCCTTCATCGCCTGCGTGGCGCTGTCGCGGGTGGTGCTGGGCCTGCACTACCCCAGCGACGTGCTCGCCGCCACCGCGATCGGCGCGCTGCTGGCCGGGGTGTCGCTGTGGGTGGTTTGAGGCTGGGAATGGAGAACCGGAAATAGGGAATGGGCAGAGCCGGCGCCTTTTCCATTCCCGATTCCCCATTCTCCATTTCCGGCTCCATTACAATGCGGCAATGACCACGCTGTTCATTTCCGACCTGCATCTGGATCCGGCCCGGCCGGCGATCACCGACCTGTTTCTGGACTTCCTGCGCGGCGAAGCGCGCGCTGCCGAGGCGCTGTACATCCTCGGCGACCTGTTCGAGGCCTGGATCGGCGACGACACGCCGTCGGAAACGGCCGACGCGGTGGCGCTGGAGCTGCGCGCGCTGAGCGACGCCGGGGTGCCGGTGTTGTTCATGCACGGCAACCGCGATTTCCTGCTCGGCACCGACTATGCGCGCCGCGCCGGCATGCGCCTGCTGCCGGATCCGTGCGTGATCGACCTGTACGCCGAGCCGACACTGCTGCTGCACGGCGACCTGCTGTGCACCGACGACACCGCCTACCAGGCGTTCCGCGCGCAGACCCGCGACCCGGCGTTCCAGCAGCAGTTCCTGGCGCAGCCGCTGGCCGCGCGCATCGCCTATGCGCAGCAGGCGCGCGCCGCCAGCCAGGCGCGGCAGGCGGAAATGAAGCAAGGCGACCGCGCCCAGTTCGAAACCGTCACCGACGTGGCGCCGGACGAGGTCGTGGCCAGCTTCGCGCGCTACGGCGTGGCGCGGATGATCCATGGCCATACCCACCGCCCCGCGGTGCACACGCTGGACGCCAACGGCCGCAGCTGCACCCGCATCGTGCTAGGCGACTGGTACGAACAGGGTTCGGTGCTGCGCGTGGATGCGCAGGGTTGCCGGCTGCAGCAGCTGTAATCGGCAGCGGCGGGAAACGCGCGCGCGGAACCCGCGACGGTTACAGCATGCCGCCGGCGTTGTCGCGCGCACGTTGCGCATAGCCGACGAAATCGCCCTCGGCCACGTCGTACCACAGGATCGCGCCGGAGCGTTCGACCCGGTAGCGGTCCCGGACCGGTGCGGTCTGCGGATCGCCCGGACAGCCGTCGCCGTGCTTCTCGCGCACCGCGAAATCGATCGCAGCCGATGCGGCGCTAGCGGGTTCGGTGGTCGCTGACGGCGCTGCACTGGCGTCATCGACCGCGGGTTCGGCATCGGTCTCGGCGGCGTATTGCAGGCACTGCGCATCGGCGTAGACATGGTCGGCCGCCAGCCGCGTCTCCAGCATGTCCAACGCGCGGGTTTGGTCGAACGCCGCCGCAGGCGCATCGCCCGTGGCGGGTGCGGCCGCGGGGGCCGCAGCGGCCGCCGGCGCCTGCGGCGGTGCGGCCGGCGGATCCGCCGCCGGGCCGCAGCCCACGCTCAACATCGCCAGCGCCAAGGCGGCTGGCACGCCCATGCTCTTCAACACCATCGCCGATTCCAGGAGTAATGAGCGGTACACGCCCGGCCATGCCGGACGCGTCGTCGCGCAGCATAGCCGAAGCCGGACGCCGCGGCGTCCGGCCGGCCTGCAGGATCGGCAAGCGTGGCAGTCCGGCGCAGGCCTGGCGCGGCCTGCACCGGAGCGCCCCTGGAACTGCTACCTCAGCGGAACGCGGCGACCGTCGCCTTGGTGTTGACCAGCACGTGCTGGTTGTCCGCGGTGAGGGCATTGCCCATCGGCACGCCGCCGTAGGAAATGTTCGGGTTGGACCAGTAGTTCAGGCGCGGACAGCTGACGGGGCAGTCGTAGGCCATGATCGTGCGCCAGTTGTTGCCGTAGCGGTAACCGTGGCCGTAGGCGTATGGCGTGGTGCTGGAATCGGTGGCGATGTCGTGGCGCGCGCTCTGCAGATGGCCGATCTCGTGGGCGAAGCTGTAGTAGCCGGTGGCGCAATCCCAGTACACCGCGGCGAACGCGGTAGCGGCGGTCGAACCGATCCCCGAGGCCAGGCCGCAGTAGCTGCTGTTGTCGATGATCAGCACGCCGACGTCGGCGGCCACGCTGTTGCGCGTGGTGTGGATGCTGTCCATGTAGCCGTCGCTGGTGCCGCGGAAGCGGGTCAGGTCGGTGGTGAAGTTGCCCGACTCGGTGTAGCTGGTGGTCTGATAGCCGGCGAGCACCATGTTGATGCCGACATTGCTGTTGACATAGCCCTGGTTGGACTCGGCGACCGCCAGCTGCACCAGCGACTGCATGTTGCCGCCGTAGCTGGTCACCGCCTGGTTGGTGGCCACCACCAGCACGCGGATGGTCGCGGTCGCACCGGCGGACGGGGACGCGATGGTGGCGCGGTCGTCGGCCACGGCCTGCGGCATCTGGATGATCGGCAGCAGCGCGTACTCGGCCGGATGCTCGGCGGGCATGCGGCTTTCGTCGACCTCGACCAGCACGTGGCCGCCGCCGACGATCGGACGCAGGTGGAACAGCGTGCCGTTGCTGCGGATGCTGCCGGTGATGGTGTCGCCGCTGCGCACCAGGATCGCCGAGTTCAGCGGATCCAGGCCGGAGCGCGTGCGCGCCTTGGCCGCGGCCGCGTTGCCGAGATTGCCGTACCAGATGCTGTTGCCGCCTTCCAACTGTTCGGTCCTGGTCTGCGTGGCGGTGACGCGCTGGCCCAGCAGGTCCAGCTCCAGCTGCGCCTGGGTGGCATCCACCGCGGCGGCGTCCACGCGTACGCTCTGCACCGCGCCGGTGGACGGATTGGCCAGCACCCGGCTCAATGCGGGCTCGCCGGGGATGGACTTGGAAATGTACTGGCTGCTCTGGAACAGGGGTTTTCCGGCCGCGGAGGCGGAACCGGCGACACACAGGGCAAGCATCGCGGTAAGGCAGCACATCGACTTCATGTCGTACTCCCAGGGGTGGTGAGAAGAGACGGAGCGTCGTCCCTCGCGCAGCAGGCGTCGGGCACAGCGCACGGGGGATTCCGATTAGCCGCTCAGCCAGCGTTCAGCGCAAGCAACAAAATCCATCGTGTTCGCACTCAGAGATGGCCATTCCAGTTAGCGCCGTGATCGCCATCCACGCGACGCCTTCACAGCGCGCGCCTGGCCGCGACGCAGGTCAACGACGACCATTTGGAGCACCGCCCCGCGCCGGCCTGCGCGATGGAGTCGGCCGCTTCGCCGCGTCGGCAGCGCGGCCTCAGCCGGCCTGGCGCTGCAAGGCCAGCAGTTCGTCCTCGTCGAAACCGGCCAGCAGCCGCGCCGGCAGGTTGAACGGGCCGTGCAGGTAGCCGCCGGCGTATTCGCGCAGCAGCTCGGCGAAACGGGCGCGCGGCTCGATGCCGGCGCGCGCGCAATACCAGCGGTACCAGCGCGAGCCGGCGGCGACATGCGCCACTTCCTCGCGCAGGATCAATTCCAGGATCTCGACCGTGGCGGCGTCGTCGAGCGCGCGCAGCTTCACGATCATGCCCGGGGTCACGTCCAGCCCGCGCGCCTCCAGCACGCGCGGCACCAGGGCCATGCGCGCCAGGCCGTCGTGCGCGGTCTTCTCGCACATCTCCCACAGCCCGTTGTGCGCGGCGAAATCGCCGTAGTCGTGGCCCAGCGCACGCAGCCGGTCGCGCAGCAGCGCGAAATGGCGCGATTCGTCGGCGGCCACCGCCACCCAGTCGGCGTAGAACGCGTCGGGCAACCCGCGGAAGCGGTACACCGCATCCCAGGCCAGGTCGATCGCGTTGAGCTCGATGTGCGCGATCGCATGAAGGAAGGCGGCGCGGCCCTCGGCACTGCCCAGTCCGCGCCGCGGCAGGTCGCGCGGATGCACCAGCAACGGCCGCGGCGGGCGGCCCGGCATGCGGATCGGTTCGGGCTCGGCGGCATCCGCCGGCACGCGCAGCGCGCCGGCAGCGAACGCGGCGGCGTAGCGCTGGGTCAGGGCGACCTTGTCCTCGGGCGCGCTGGCGGCCAGGCACAGCCGCGCCGCTTGCAGCAGATCCCCGCCGGCGTGCGCGTCGTGCATCGGTGCGCCACGCAACACCGCGTCAGGCGCGGCGCTTCTTCTTCGCTTCGTCCGAACGCAGCTGCATGATGCGCTCGAAGTAGCCCGGCTCGATGCCGGTGGTGTATTCGCCGTTGAAGCACGAGGAATCGAAGGTCTTCAGTTCCGGGTTGCCCTCGCGCACCGCGGTCTCCAGATCTTCCAGGTCCTGGTAGATCAGCCAGTCGCAGCCGAGGAATTCCTGGATCTCCTGCTCGCTGCGGCCATGCGCGATCAGTTCGTCGGCGGCCGGCATGTCGATGCCGTAGATGTTCGGATAGCGCACCGGCGGCGCGGCGCTGGCCAGGTAGACCTTGCGCGCGCCGGCCTCGCGCGCCATCTGCACGATCTGCCGGCTGGTTGTGCCGCGCACGATCGAATCGTCCACCAGCAGCACCACCCGGTTGCGGAATTCCAGGTGGATCGGATTGAGCTTGCGGCGTACCGACTTCACCCGCTCGACCTGCCCCGGCATGATGAAGGTGCGGCCGACGTAGCGGTTCTTGACGAAGCCCTCGCGGTACTTCACCCCGAGCACGTTGGACATCTCCAGCGCGGCGTCGCGCGAGGTGTCCGGGATCGGGATGATGGTGTCGATGTCGTGGTCCGGGCGCAGGCGCAGGATCTTCTCGCCCAGCTTCATGCCCATGCGCATGCGCGCCTTGTGCACCGAGACGTTGTCGATCATCGAGTCCGGGCGCGCGAAGTACACGTACTCGAAGATGCACGGGGTGTGGTCGGTGGGCGAGGCGCAGACCTCGGAGAACAGCTCGCCGCGGCCGGTGATCACCAGCGCCTCGCCCGGGCGCACGTCGCGCAGGCGGGTGAAGCCGAGGATGTCCAGCGCCGAGGACTCGGAGGCGACGATGTACTCGTCGCCTTCCACGCCCTCGCGCTTGCCCAGCACCAGCGGACGGATGCCGTGCGGGTCGCGGAACGCCACCAGGCCCAGGCCCAGCACCACGCTGACCACCGCGTAGCCGCCCTTGCAGCGACGGTGCACGCCGGCCACCGCGCGGATCGCCGCCTCCGGGGTCAGCATGCGCTGCGCGTCCAGCTCGTAGGCGAACACGTTCAGCAGCACTTCGCTGTCCGAATCGGTGTTGATGTTGCGCCGGTCGGCCTCGAACACCTGCTGGCGCAACGCCTCGGTGTTGATCAGGTTGCCGTTGTGCGCCAGCGCGATGCCGTAGGGCGAATTGACGTAGAACGGCTGCGCCTCGTCCATGCCTTCCGAGCCGGCGGTGGGATAGCGGCAATGGGCGATGCCCACCCGGCCTTCCAGCACCGCCATGCGCTTCTCGTCGAAGACGTCGCGGACCAGGCCATTGGCCTTCTGCACGCGCAGGCGGGTGCCATCGGCGGTGGCGATGCCTGCGGCATCCTGCCCGCGGTGCTGCAGCACGGCCAGGCCGTCATACAGTTGCGCCGCGACATTCTGATTGCCGACGATTCCGACGATGCCACACATGTGAACGCTCTCCGCGGCGACTGCGCCGCTATTGGGAAGGTGGCCGTGCCTGGCCGTTGGATTCGACCCGTGCCGGGTCGTTTGCTGCAGGACGCGCCTGCGCCGGATCGATGTTCGCAGGCAGGACCTGCGTCGGATCGGCGCCGGGCTGCGCGGATTGGGCACCCGGACGCCCCAGGGCCTTGGACATCACGTCCTGCAGGCCGCTGGCCGACAAGGCGTTGCCCAGGACCGCATTATCGCCTGCCGCGGGCAACTTGCCCAAATCCATCTGTTGCAGGTTCATCTGCTGCAGGTTCATCTGCGACATGTTCAGGTCCGGCAGCTGCGGCATGCGCCAGTCCGGCAACTGCGCGCGCATCCAGTGCACGCCGGGGTTCAGTACCGGCAGCACCACCGACTGGCGCCAGGCCGGTTCGCGGGTCAGCGGGGTGAAGCTCATCAGCAGCACCAGCACCGCGGCGAAGAAGCCGCCGCGCAGCGTGCCCAGGCCGAAGCCGAGCGCGCGGTCGGTGCCGGACAGCGCGGTGGCGCGCACCGCGCTGCGGATCACCATGCCGATGATGCCGACCACCGCCATCGTCACCACGAAGGTCAGCGCATAGCCGCCCAGATAGTAGGTCATGCTCGGATGCGCGCCGTCGGCCAGCCAGCGCCCGGCGTCGCCGCCGAACTGGAAGGTGGCCCAGCCGGACAGCAGCCACGACAGCGTGCCGACCACGATGCCGACGAAGCCGCGCAGGGCGCCAAGCAGCGCCGAGACCAGGATCACCGCCAGCAGCACCATATCGATCATGCGCGTCTCCTGCGGCCGGGCCGCGCCATGGCGGCGGCAGCGCGCCGCGGTTCCCTTCCCTGGTCCATGCTTGCGACTCCGTGGGCCGAAGCCCGGTTCAAGGGTGTGGACGTACCATACCGCTGATGCCGACCTTGGAGGCGACCTGCGCGCGCAGCTGCTCGGCGTCGGCGCGATTGGCGACCGGGCCGACCCGCACCCGGTTCAAGGCGCCCTTGTCGGTACGCACCTGCTCGACGAAGGCGCTGAAGCCGGCGGCGCGGACCTTGTCGCGCAAGGCGTTGGCGTCCTCGGCCTTGGCGAAGGCGCCCAGCTGCACGGCAAAGCCGGTACCGGACGCGGCCGGCACGCTCGGCACGCTCGGGGCGGGCTTGGCCGCGGCGACCGGGGCCGGCGTCGCCGCCGGCTTGGCCGGCTCGGGCTTGGCCGGTTCCGGCTTGGGCGCCGCTGCGACGGGCGGCTTGGCCACGGCCACCGGCTTGGCCGGCTCCGGCGGCAGGGTGTCGGTCCTGGCCGGCGCCGCGCTGGCCGCCGGCGTCGCGGCCGCCACCGAGGACGTGCTCGGCGCGTCCAGGGTCACCACCTGCGCATTGACGTCGTTGCGCACCTTCACCGCCTGCAGGCGCACCGATTCGGCCTGGGCGCGGTCGGCATACGGGCCGATGCGCACGCGCCAGGCCTGGCGCCCGCCGATCGTGGCGGTCTCGCGGAAGCCGGGCAACTGCGCCTGCTTGAGCCGCGCGATCACCGCATCGGCGTCCGCCGGGCTGGAGTAGGCGCCGAAATTGACCGCGTAGTTGCCGGCGGCCGCGGTCGGCGGCAACGGCTGCGCGGCGGCGCTGCCAGCCGCGGCCGGCGTGGCCAGGTCGGCGGCATCGGGGTTGTCCTGCACCGGCGCCGGCGCCGCGGCGGGCGCGCTGGCCATGCCCACGGCACCGCCGCTGGGCGTGTCGCCCGGCGTCACCAGCGGCAGTTCGCGGGTCTGGAACTGGCCGTCGGCCGGAGCATCCGGGGCCTTCAGCGGAACATTGGCGACGCCGCTGTCGGGCGCAGGGCCCTTGACCAGCATCGGCAGGAAGATCACGGCGAGCGCCACCAGGACAAGGGCGCCAATCAGTCGCTGTTTCAGGACGGTATCCACGGAAAGCTTGAGGGGGCGGCATGGCGGAGTGCCGCAGCGATTATAAGGTCGGGCCGGCTGCCGGCGGGGTCAGCCGGCTGAATGCAGCCAATGCAAGGCCTCGGCCGCGGTGTGGAACGAGCCGAACACCAGTACCCGGTCGCCCGGCCGCGCCTGCGCCAGGGCCTGCTGCAGCGCCTGCTCCACGTTATCGGCGACCACGCCTGCGGCCGCGTCGGTACTGGCCAGGCGCGCCTGCAACTGCGCGCCGCTCTGGCCGCGCGCGCCGGACAGCCCGGCCAGATGCCAGGCCTCGACCTGCCCGGCCAGCGCCTGCACCACGCCGGCCGCGTCCTTGTCGGCCAGGGCGGCGAACACCGCGCGGGTGGCGCCGCTGCAGGGCTGCGCCTGCAGCGCCGCGGCCAGTTCGCGCGCCGCCTGCGGGTTGTGGCCGACATCGACCAGCACCTCGACGCCGTCGCGCACGAACGGCTGCAGCCGCCCGCGCAGCTGCGCGGCGGCGATGCCCTCGGCATAGGCGGTGCGCGGCAAGGCCTTGCGCAGCGCGCGCAAGGCGGCAATGGCGGTGGCGGCGTTGGCGCGCTGCACCGGCGCGCGCAGCTGCGGCAACGGCAGTTCCAGCTCGGTACCGACGTCGCGCCAGCGCCACTGGTCGGCATCGATCGGCTCATGGAAGAAATCGCTGCCGGCACGGATCGCGTTGGCGCCGATCGCATAGGCGCGGCGCAGCACGCTCGACGGCGGATCGATCTCGCCCAGCACCAGCGGTTTCCACGGCCGCGCGATGCCGGCCTTCTCCGCGCCGATCGCTTCGCGGTCCGACCCCAGCCAGTCGGTGTGGTCGATGTCGACGGTGGTGATCACCGCCACGTCGGCATCGACCAGGTTCACCGCATCCAGGCGCCCACCCAGGCCCACTTCCAGCACCGCCAGGTCCAGCTCGGCCTGCTGGAACAGCCACAGCGCCGCCAGCGTGCCGTATTCGAAATAAGTCAGCGGGGTGTCGCCGCGCGCGACCTCCACCGCCTCGAAGCCGGCCACCAGCTGCGCGTCGCCGGCCTCCTGCCCGCCGATGCGCACGCGCTCGTTGTAGCGCAGCAGGTGCGGCGAGGTATAGCTGCCGACGGTCCAGCCGCCGGCGCGCGCGATCGCCTCGACGAAGGCCACGGTCGAGCCCTTGCCGTTGGTGCCGCCGACGGTGACGACCTTCTTCGCCGGCCGGGCCAGGCCCATGCGCGCGGACACCGCGCGCACGCGCTCCAGGCCCATCGCGATGTCCTGCGGGTGTTGCTGCTCGATGTAGGCGAGCCATTCGGGAAGGGTTTTCATCTGTGTATTTTCAGCCTTTCGACGAGGCGCGTTCGATCACCCGCCCACCTCTTGGAAGCAACAGCTTTCGCGCTGACGCGCGAGTCACTTTTCTTTGCTTGTGCAAAGAAGCGCTTTACAGCAGCCAAAGGCTGATCAAAGTAACCAAAAGAAAGCACACCCGGGCGCCGCGCCCTCCGCGCTTCGCGCTCCGGGTGCGCACGTGGCATGGGCATTTTTCGCAGGCACATCCATGTGCCTGCGAAAAACGGCGCGCCTCGTGCGCGCCGCCCCTTCGGGGTATTCGCCCATGCCACGTGCCGCGTCTGACGGGACCCGAAAAGCGAAGCAAAGGCAAAAACGTGCACTGGGTCAGGACTCGGAGCCGCTATCCAAACTTACGGATTTCGCCGCCTACAGCGCCCGGTGCTTGGCCTCGCCGAAGAACGGCGTGTGGTGCGCGCAATCGTTCAGGCGCACCACTTCCAGGTGCTCGACGTCCGGGCCTTCCAGCAGGTTCAGCGTGGTCGGCGCCTGGCGGAAGCTCCACAGCTTGGCGATCGGCAGGCCCAGTACCCGGCACAGGATCACCCGGTTGACCGCATCGTGCGCCACCACCAGCAAGGTGTCCTCCTCGCCCAGACCCTCGGCGGCGCGGGTCAGGCCGCGCCAGGAACGGTCCAGCACCTGCCGCAGCGACTCGCCCCCCGGCATCAGCACCGTGTCCGGCTCCTCGCGCCAGGCGCGCAGGCGTGCCGGATCCTTGTCGTTGATCTCGCTGGCGAGCAGGCCTTCCCATTCGCCGTGCGCGATCTCCTGCAGGTCCGGATCGGTCAGCAGCATCGCCTCGCGCTGCGCGCCCAGCGCGTAGCGGGCGGTGCTCTGCGCGCGCGACAGCGGCGAGGCCACCGCGCGGGTCAGCGGCACCTCGCGCAAACGCGCGCCCAGCGCCTGCGCCTGCGCCTCGCCGACCGGCGACAACGCGATGTCGATCTGGCC includes these proteins:
- the ppx gene encoding exopolyphosphatase, whose translation is MPSNSPYTPLRDGDLLAAIDLGSNSFHMVVARYQLGQLRVVDRLRETVRMADGLDNKGGLSAEARQRALECLARFGQRIRDVPSLHVRALATNTVRQLRSPQAFLIPGETALGHPIEVVSGREEARLIYLGVAHAQPPKPDQRRLVIDIGGGSTEFIIGRGFQTLERESLQAGCIASTRRFFPGGKLSKKKWKDALTEIGAEFQQFAGLYRTLGWDEALGSSGTHKAIGEICAAMKLTKGAITAEALPLLRERLLLAKRIEDIDLPGLSADRRPIIAGGVLVLEAAFQALGLQRLMVSKAAMREGILYDMLGRGGENDPRETAIVALTQRYGIDEAQAARVEATAMALFAQVATDWALDADDERMLGWAARLHELGQAIAHSQYHVHGAYVLEHSDIAGFSRQEQQVLATLVRTHRRNVPKTAFDALPDRLLLGAKRKAALLRLAVLLHRAHESEPIPSLDLKASGDDLHLILSQPWIESRPLQRADLIGEVEGMAGLGINFRPFVA
- a CDS encoding glycosyltransferase family 1 protein, producing the protein MRYAIVTETYPPEVNGVALTVQGLELGLRALGHQVDVVRPRQVGDGHDDDALLVRGAALPRYPGLKFGLPAPRRLARLWQATPPDAVYIATEGPLGWSALRTARRLGIPIATGLHTRFDEYLPQYGAAWLQSTALRWMRRFHNQADATLVPTRELLGFLAGQGFERARLLARAVDNRQFEPQRRDAQLRREWGLEADGCAALYVGRIASEKNLPLAVRAFRQLQRVRPEARFVWVGDGPMRERLAQENPDFIFCGVQRGDALARHFASGDLFLFPSRSETFGNVTLEAMASGVATVAFDYGAAREYLRDGINGAAVADDDGFVAAAVRLAGDDALRRQLGEAACTAMQQLRPEQVVADFEALLAELAYSRRPHVDAA
- a CDS encoding phosphatase PAP2 family protein; the protein is MSTRLEILRGHETRWCRQANHWCRRRSVRRFFALISRLGDGVFWYALMTLLVVCDGMGGVFASAHMAATGVVALSLYKGLKRWTRRPRPYAADLRIRAWVAPLDEFSFPSGHTLHAVSFGIVALAYYPWLAPLLIPFIACVALSRVVLGLHYPSDVLAATAIGALLAGVSLWVV
- the lpxH gene encoding UDP-2,3-diacylglucosamine diphosphatase → MTTLFISDLHLDPARPAITDLFLDFLRGEARAAEALYILGDLFEAWIGDDTPSETADAVALELRALSDAGVPVLFMHGNRDFLLGTDYARRAGMRLLPDPCVIDLYAEPTLLLHGDLLCTDDTAYQAFRAQTRDPAFQQQFLAQPLAARIAYAQQARAASQARQAEMKQGDRAQFETVTDVAPDEVVASFARYGVARMIHGHTHRPAVHTLDANGRSCTRIVLGDWYEQGSVLRVDAQGCRLQQL
- a CDS encoding zinc-dependent metalloprotease; amino-acid sequence: MKSMCCLTAMLALCVAGSASAAGKPLFQSSQYISKSIPGEPALSRVLANPSTGAVQSVRVDAAAVDATQAQLELDLLGQRVTATQTRTEQLEGGNSIWYGNLGNAAAAKARTRSGLDPLNSAILVRSGDTITGSIRSNGTLFHLRPIVGGGHVLVEVDESRMPAEHPAEYALLPIIQMPQAVADDRATIASPSAGATATIRVLVVATNQAVTSYGGNMQSLVQLAVAESNQGYVNSNVGINMVLAGYQTTSYTESGNFTTDLTRFRGTSDGYMDSIHTTRNSVAADVGVLIIDNSSYCGLASGIGSTAATAFAAVYWDCATGYYSFAHEIGHLQSARHDIATDSSTTPYAYGHGYRYGNNWRTIMAYDCPVSCPRLNYWSNPNISYGGVPMGNALTADNQHVLVNTKATVAAFR
- a CDS encoding ferritin-like domain-containing protein, producing the protein MHDAHAGGDLLQAARLCLAASAPEDKVALTQRYAAAFAAGALRVPADAAEPEPIRMPGRPPRPLLVHPRDLPRRGLGSAEGRAAFLHAIAHIELNAIDLAWDAVYRFRGLPDAFYADWVAVAADESRHFALLRDRLRALGHDYGDFAAHNGLWEMCEKTAHDGLARMALVPRVLEARGLDVTPGMIVKLRALDDAATVEILELILREEVAHVAAGSRWYRWYCARAGIEPRARFAELLREYAGGYLHGPFNLPARLLAGFDEDELLALQRQAG